From the genome of Cryomorphaceae bacterium, one region includes:
- a CDS encoding cytochrome B, protein MYTGFMHMHSMLRWLLLAVLLYTVITSIIGWKQNKPYTKGHGKLVFYTVLIAHLQLIIGFVLYFMGPWASALTQMGETMKQPITRFFAVEHLVGMLIAIALITIGSARAKRAANDATRYKTVATLFGIALLLILLSIPWPFREAGLGRGWF, encoded by the coding sequence ATGTACACAGGATTCATGCACATGCACTCTATGCTCCGTTGGCTTTTGCTCGCGGTGCTGCTTTATACCGTGATCACCTCCATCATCGGATGGAAACAAAACAAGCCTTACACCAAAGGTCACGGCAAGTTGGTATTCTACACGGTGCTGATAGCGCACTTGCAGCTTATCATCGGATTTGTACTCTACTTTATGGGGCCCTGGGCCAGTGCCCTCACGCAAATGGGCGAAACCATGAAGCAGCCTATTACACGCTTCTTTGCAGTGGAGCACCTTGTGGGCATGCTCATTGCCATTGCGCTGATTACTATTGGTAGCGCTCGTGCCAAGCGGGCTGCCAACGACGCCACGCGATACAAAACCGTTGCTACGCTTTTCGGTATTGCCCTGTTGTTGATTTTGCTCTCTATTCCATGGCCGTTTCGCGAGGCAGGTCTTGGCAGGGGCTGGTTTTGA
- a CDS encoding solute carrier 26 family protein: MKRYFPILEWFPNYKREHLGGDLGAGLTVGVMLIPQGMAYAMLAGLPPIYGLYASTIPLIVYAMMGTSRQLAVGPVAMVSLLIASGVGALAEVGTDAYIAYAILLALMVGVLQFAMGVFRLGFLVNFLSHPVIAGFTSAAAVIIGISQLKHLLGMDIPGGKVHETLWYAVTHIADIQPIALLIGVISIALLVGLKRVSKKIPGPLLVVIFGIGVVTTFDWHEKGVSIVRDVPGGFNIFALPTLDFGAASVLLPIALTIAFIGFMESIAVAKSIQAKHKDYKVVPNQELMALGMANIAGAFFKAFPVTGGFSRTAVNDQSGAKTGLATIVSALLIILTLLFLTDLFYYLPNAVLAAIIMVAVAGLIDVREAVHLWKTDPQDLVLFSITALGTLALGIEEGILIGVVLSLGVVIYRISYPHIAILGRVPGTTQYRNILRFKDLETDSDIFIFRVDAQMYFANTNYIRDFLERELEKRPDAKYVVMNAGAITGIDSSAAHALFDLVAELKLRGISMHIAEARGPVRDVLMRCGLQDHVGVSRFHLSVEDAVREIRSKEGPTKDPYALQTNNGHRFTQYTD; the protein is encoded by the coding sequence ATGAAACGCTATTTTCCAATATTAGAGTGGTTTCCCAACTACAAGCGCGAACACCTTGGGGGTGATCTGGGCGCCGGCCTCACGGTGGGCGTGATGCTGATTCCGCAAGGTATGGCATACGCCATGCTGGCAGGTTTACCTCCTATTTACGGACTCTATGCCAGCACTATTCCGCTGATCGTGTACGCCATGATGGGAACTTCGCGCCAATTGGCCGTTGGTCCGGTGGCCATGGTTTCGCTGCTTATTGCCAGCGGTGTAGGCGCGCTCGCCGAAGTCGGTACCGACGCCTATATTGCTTACGCCATTTTACTGGCCCTAATGGTGGGTGTACTACAGTTCGCCATGGGTGTTTTCCGGTTGGGATTTCTGGTGAATTTTCTTTCACACCCCGTGATTGCAGGCTTTACATCTGCTGCCGCGGTGATTATTGGCATCAGTCAACTCAAGCACCTTTTGGGAATGGATATACCCGGAGGAAAAGTACACGAAACACTCTGGTATGCTGTAACGCATATCGCCGACATTCAACCCATAGCCTTGCTCATAGGTGTGATTTCCATTGCGCTGCTCGTTGGATTGAAAAGGGTGAGCAAGAAAATACCGGGGCCGCTGTTGGTGGTAATTTTCGGTATCGGGGTTGTAACCACTTTCGACTGGCATGAGAAAGGCGTATCTATTGTGCGCGACGTGCCCGGAGGCTTTAACATTTTTGCACTGCCAACGCTGGATTTCGGTGCGGCATCGGTGTTGCTGCCCATCGCGCTCACCATTGCTTTTATTGGCTTTATGGAATCCATAGCCGTAGCCAAGTCTATACAGGCCAAGCACAAAGATTACAAAGTGGTACCCAACCAGGAGCTTATGGCGCTCGGAATGGCCAATATTGCGGGAGCCTTCTTCAAGGCTTTTCCCGTTACAGGAGGCTTTTCGCGCACCGCGGTTAATGATCAGTCGGGAGCCAAAACCGGGCTGGCTACTATCGTATCAGCGCTGTTGATCATCCTCACCCTGCTTTTCCTGACAGACCTGTTCTACTACCTGCCAAACGCGGTATTGGCAGCCATCATCATGGTGGCAGTAGCAGGGCTGATTGATGTCCGCGAAGCAGTTCACCTCTGGAAAACAGACCCGCAAGACCTTGTTCTCTTTAGCATTACAGCCCTCGGAACCCTGGCATTGGGCATTGAAGAAGGCATTCTGATTGGTGTAGTCCTCTCGCTGGGAGTGGTGATTTACCGTATTTCTTACCCGCACATCGCCATCTTGGGCAGAGTGCCCGGCACAACACAGTATCGCAACATCCTTCGTTTTAAAGACCTCGAAACTGATTCGGATATTTTCATTTTTCGGGTTGACGCCCAGATGTACTTTGCCAACACCAATTACATTCGTGATTTTCTGGAGCGCGAGCTTGAAAAGCGACCGGATGCGAAATACGTGGTGATGAACGCAGGTGCCATCACAGGCATTGACTCCAGTGCTGCGCATGCACTTTTTGATTTGGTGGCTGAATTGAAATTACGAGGAATCTCCATGCACATTGCCGAAGCCCGCGGGCCTGTTCGCGATGTGCTTATGCGCTGCGGCTTGCAGGATCATGTTGGAGTGAGTCGCTTTCACCTGAGCGTGGAAGATGCCGTGCGGGAAATCCGATCTAAGGAAGGCCCCACCAAAGACCCCTATGCATTGCAGACCAACAACGGCCATCGTTTCACCCAATACACAGATTAA
- a CDS encoding nicotinate-nucleotide adenylyltransferase: MKIGLYFGTFNPVHVGHLIIANYMADHTELDQVWLVVTPQNPLKAKSTLLADYHRLAMVRLAIEDNNKLRASNIEFELPKPSYTVQTLAYLREKYPEHSFALIMGEDNLRTFHKWRNHEEIIAHHELYVYPRALTESEREDQMKLEPAPALLKHPNVKLCDAPVMKVSASFIRHAIRDGKDVRYLLTEPVFRYVEEMHFYRS, encoded by the coding sequence ATGAAAATAGGTTTGTATTTCGGTACATTTAACCCGGTGCATGTAGGCCATCTGATTATTGCCAACTACATGGCCGATCACACAGAACTCGATCAGGTTTGGCTGGTGGTAACTCCTCAAAATCCGCTAAAAGCAAAATCAACCCTGCTGGCCGATTATCACCGGCTCGCCATGGTGCGCCTCGCCATTGAAGACAACAACAAACTACGGGCGTCGAATATTGAGTTTGAGCTACCAAAGCCGTCTTACACGGTGCAAACGCTGGCCTATTTGCGTGAGAAATACCCGGAACACAGCTTTGCCCTGATTATGGGTGAAGACAATTTGCGCACTTTTCACAAGTGGAGAAACCACGAAGAGATTATTGCGCACCACGAACTCTATGTGTACCCCCGCGCGCTTACCGAATCTGAGCGCGAAGACCAAATGAAGCTGGAGCCGGCCCCTGCGCTCTTAAAGCATCCCAATGTAAAACTCTGCGACGCACCGGTGATGAAAGTAAGCGCCAGTTTTATTCGCCACGCTATCCGCGACGGCAAGGACGTGCGATACCTGCTTACCGAGCCGGTTTTCAGATACGTGGAGGAGATGCACTTTTACCGATCTTAA
- a CDS encoding T9SS C-terminal target domain-containing protein translates to MNYLHNYTIAIIVVILTIYSWGLQASTCITVGSGDWATPGIWNCEPGGGSVDCGRTQIIIQPGHTITVANQYNFLNCSQPMHLVVHGNLDFTNGNKLDLPCGSVVEIMPGGKIFKSTPGGGSSTLVAICNDNWWIAGNGDQQGYQVWGASPLPVELISFEINTKGKDVHASWTTATEVNSDYFELSRSRDLEEWQVVGRVSAAGMASTVRHYRFVDRNAPQGTNYYRLKQVDYNGLGGVIAIQSVVVDDAAWEVWPNPSIGQFNIRHQNKLSEYNYRLLDISGRPVNIASSFGNGEIQISTFGLAPGNYLLVVEDRSGQIVTRKKVIIH, encoded by the coding sequence ATGAATTATTTGCATAACTACACAATCGCTATAATTGTTGTCATTCTCACGATTTATTCATGGGGCTTGCAGGCCAGCACATGTATAACGGTGGGCAGCGGTGATTGGGCAACACCGGGGATCTGGAACTGTGAGCCCGGTGGCGGATCCGTAGATTGTGGACGCACCCAGATTATCATTCAGCCGGGTCACACTATTACCGTGGCCAATCAGTATAATTTTTTGAACTGCAGCCAGCCCATGCATTTGGTGGTTCATGGTAACCTGGATTTTACCAATGGTAACAAACTGGATTTACCTTGTGGTTCTGTCGTTGAAATTATGCCGGGAGGAAAGATTTTTAAATCTACACCGGGAGGAGGTAGCTCCACCCTTGTTGCCATTTGCAATGACAACTGGTGGATTGCAGGTAATGGGGATCAACAAGGTTACCAGGTTTGGGGTGCGAGCCCATTACCCGTTGAGCTTATCAGTTTTGAAATCAACACGAAAGGTAAGGATGTGCATGCCTCCTGGACAACCGCAACCGAGGTAAACAGTGACTATTTTGAATTGTCCCGAAGCCGTGATTTAGAGGAATGGCAAGTGGTTGGAAGGGTGTCGGCAGCGGGTATGGCCTCCACTGTAAGACACTACCGGTTTGTAGATAGGAACGCGCCTCAAGGAACGAATTATTACCGCCTGAAGCAAGTCGACTACAACGGTTTAGGTGGGGTGATTGCGATACAGTCAGTGGTTGTCGATGATGCAGCGTGGGAAGTTTGGCCCAACCCTTCCATCGGACAGTTTAATATCCGGCATCAGAACAAATTGTCAGAGTACAACTACCGCTTGCTGGATATTTCAGGTCGTCCGGTGAATATTGCGTCATCCTTCGGCAACGGAGAGATTCAGATTTCAACCTTCGGTCTTGCTCCGGGAAATTACCTGTTGGTGGTTGAAGATCGCAGTGGCCAAATCGTTACCCGAAAAAAAGTAATTATTCATTAG
- a CDS encoding guanylate kinase translates to MRGKAIILSAPSGAGKTTIVHHLLDQPLNLAFSVSACSRPMRSHEKNGVDYHFLSVEDFRKRIAEDAFVEWEEVYPDMYYGTLRSEVERIWARGEHVVFDVDVKGGINLKKALGDRALSIFVQPPSIEVLEARLRNRGTESEETLKRRVGKARKELEDAIHFDVVLLNDDLQIALKQATETVQSFIKS, encoded by the coding sequence ATGCGAGGCAAGGCCATTATTCTGTCGGCACCCTCAGGGGCCGGAAAAACTACCATCGTTCACCACCTGCTCGATCAGCCTTTGAACCTGGCATTTTCCGTATCGGCGTGCAGCAGGCCCATGCGCAGCCATGAAAAGAATGGTGTGGACTATCACTTTCTGAGTGTTGAAGATTTTCGGAAGCGCATAGCGGAAGACGCGTTTGTGGAATGGGAAGAAGTGTATCCCGATATGTATTACGGTACGCTGCGCAGCGAAGTAGAGCGCATTTGGGCGCGTGGAGAACACGTTGTTTTTGACGTGGATGTAAAAGGAGGCATCAACCTCAAGAAAGCCCTAGGAGACAGAGCCTTGAGCATTTTTGTGCAACCGCCTTCCATCGAAGTACTGGAGGCCCGGCTGCGCAACCGCGGAACTGAATCCGAAGAAACGCTGAAGCGCAGAGTCGGCAAGGCCCGAAAAGAGCTGGAAGACGCCATTCATTTTGACGTGGTACTCCTCAACGACGACCTCCAAATCGCGCTTAAGCAAGCTACCGAAACCGTACAATCCTTTATAAAGTCATGA
- a CDS encoding DMT family transporter, translated as MSGLFRAHLALLAVNLIYGANYLIAKGLMPNLIQPSGFIMLRVLGATTLFWILRLTVQHQPVAPRDFWRLALCGLFGVAGNQLLFFNGLNLTSPINAAIIMTANPILVLVMASVLLGERIAGVRVAGIIAGGAGAVWLILTSADGSALGGNWKGDLMILLNAASYALYLVMVKPLMQKYSPITVISWVFLLGAVVVMPVGWSQFSAIEWGTFSTADVGAAAFVVIGTTFFAYLLNIFAIRVVSPNVVSSYIYLQPLTATAFAALFAWLGWSVVDYTGGLTAGKVLSAVLIFIGVYLVSKPGIDRARKKSQN; from the coding sequence ATGAGCGGATTGTTTAGGGCGCATCTTGCCTTGCTCGCCGTGAACCTTATTTATGGGGCCAACTACCTTATTGCAAAAGGCCTTATGCCCAACCTCATACAACCATCGGGGTTTATCATGTTGCGTGTTTTGGGAGCTACTACCTTGTTTTGGATACTCAGGCTCACGGTACAGCACCAGCCTGTTGCTCCCCGTGATTTTTGGCGTTTGGCGCTGTGCGGGCTTTTTGGTGTAGCCGGCAACCAACTGCTTTTCTTTAACGGACTGAACCTTACTTCACCCATCAACGCGGCCATCATCATGACGGCCAACCCCATTCTGGTGCTCGTGATGGCCAGCGTGCTGCTGGGCGAGCGTATTGCCGGTGTGCGGGTAGCAGGTATTATTGCAGGAGGTGCCGGAGCAGTATGGCTCATTCTTACCAGCGCCGATGGCAGCGCACTAGGCGGCAACTGGAAGGGCGATTTGATGATTCTCTTGAACGCAGCTTCCTACGCGTTGTACCTCGTAATGGTAAAGCCACTTATGCAGAAATACAGCCCAATTACCGTGATTAGCTGGGTATTTCTGCTCGGGGCTGTGGTGGTGATGCCGGTGGGTTGGAGCCAGTTTAGCGCCATCGAATGGGGCACCTTTTCTACTGCCGACGTCGGTGCTGCGGCCTTCGTGGTGATTGGCACCACCTTCTTTGCGTATTTGCTCAACATCTTCGCCATCCGCGTGGTAAGCCCCAACGTGGTAAGCAGCTACATTTATCTTCAGCCTCTCACTGCCACGGCATTTGCCGCCCTTTTTGCGTGGCTGGGCTGGAGCGTTGTTGATTACACCGGTGGGCTGACTGCGGGCAAGGTGCTCAGTGCCGTCCTCATTTTTATAGGTGTTTACCTGGTCAGTAAGCCCGGTATTGACCGCGCCAGAAAGAAGTCGCAAAACTGA
- a CDS encoding MBL fold metallo-hydrolase: MNVHQIYTGCIAHAAYYLESNGEAAIFDPLREVQPYIDRATADGAKIKYVFETHFHADFVSGHLDLAKKTGAEIVFGPTAKPGFDAIIAEDGQVFEVGAYKIKAIHTPGHTMESTTYLLIDENGKEHGIITGDTLFIGDVGRPDLAQHVVSDLTEEKLAGHLFDSLRNKIMPLADHLIVYPNHGAGSACGKMMSKETTDTLGNQKKTNYALNPELTKEEFTKQLLTGLTAPPAYFPENVLMNIKGYDSLDDVMDRSKQPLSPEAFEAAANETQALMLDVRDDETFSKGFIPNSVNIGLDANFAMWVGEMVPGVKHPILLVAPEGREEEAIIRLSRVGYDNVVGYLHGGFEAWKKSGQEVDSVERIDATELEERMKKGEMKVFDVRKKSEFDSEHLLAAENVPLNQINQHLEKFPKNEPFALHCAGGYRSMIAASILKQRGWDNMVDVRGGFKTIAETGIEKSDYVCPSTLL; the protein is encoded by the coding sequence ATGAATGTACATCAGATTTACACCGGTTGCATCGCACACGCTGCATACTATCTGGAAAGCAACGGCGAAGCGGCCATTTTCGACCCCCTTCGTGAAGTTCAACCATATATTGACCGCGCAACTGCGGACGGAGCCAAAATCAAATACGTATTTGAAACGCACTTTCACGCCGACTTCGTGAGTGGTCACCTTGACCTCGCCAAAAAAACCGGCGCTGAGATTGTGTTTGGCCCAACTGCCAAGCCTGGTTTTGACGCCATCATTGCCGAAGACGGACAAGTATTTGAGGTGGGTGCCTACAAAATCAAAGCCATCCACACGCCCGGTCACACCATGGAGAGCACAACCTACCTCTTGATTGACGAAAACGGCAAGGAGCACGGTATTATCACCGGCGACACGCTCTTTATTGGAGATGTAGGTCGTCCTGACCTTGCCCAGCATGTGGTATCTGACCTTACAGAGGAGAAACTTGCAGGCCATCTTTTCGACTCGCTGCGCAACAAGATTATGCCGTTGGCAGACCACCTGATTGTGTACCCGAACCACGGTGCCGGTAGCGCATGCGGAAAAATGATGAGCAAGGAAACCACTGATACCCTCGGAAATCAGAAGAAGACCAACTACGCTCTGAATCCCGAACTCACCAAAGAGGAATTCACCAAGCAGTTGCTCACCGGACTTACTGCACCTCCGGCATACTTCCCCGAAAACGTGCTTATGAACATCAAAGGCTATGACTCTTTGGACGACGTAATGGATCGTTCCAAGCAACCACTTTCGCCCGAGGCTTTTGAGGCAGCCGCCAATGAAACCCAGGCGCTGATGCTCGATGTGCGCGACGATGAAACCTTCTCCAAAGGCTTTATTCCGAACAGCGTAAACATCGGTCTGGATGCCAACTTTGCCATGTGGGTAGGCGAAATGGTTCCCGGCGTGAAGCACCCCATTCTGCTCGTTGCTCCTGAAGGGCGCGAGGAAGAAGCAATCATCCGCCTTTCACGTGTGGGATATGACAACGTTGTGGGTTACCTGCACGGTGGATTTGAAGCCTGGAAGAAGTCAGGTCAGGAAGTGGATAGCGTAGAGCGCATTGACGCCACCGAACTGGAAGAGCGCATGAAAAAAGGCGAAATGAAAGTGTTCGACGTGCGTAAAAAGAGTGAGTTCGACTCTGAGCACCTTCTCGCAGCCGAGAATGTGCCACTGAATCAAATCAACCAGCACCTGGAGAAATTCCCCAAAAACGAACCTTTCGCACTGCACTGCGCAGGTGGATACCGGAGCATGATTGCGGCCTCTATCCTCAAGCAACGCGGCTGGGACAACATGGTGGATGTGCGCGGCGGATTTAAAACGATAGCTGAAACAGGTATTGAGAAGAGTGACTACGTGTGCCCTTCTACACTCCTGTAA
- a CDS encoding YicC family protein, which produces MIKSMTGYGKATAEWSNKKIVVEVKSLNSKGLDASVKSSSLYREKELEIRGLLTEKVIRGKVDLVIYAESDAESTPSRLDEALALKYFEQLRKLAESFGQKDVDYLSTVVRMPDVLSSEKPELEDAEWQTAGKVLHQALDALNTSRTREGGHLEVDLRQRVDNITKLQKEVEGLAGERLENIKNRFGQALADLSSPDKMDENRYEQELIYYMEKLDITEELVRLHNHCNYFLETLDEPPGQGKKLGFIGQEMGREINTLGSKANHAGIQRLVVQMKDELEKIKEQVLNIM; this is translated from the coding sequence ATGATCAAATCCATGACAGGTTACGGCAAAGCCACTGCCGAGTGGAGCAACAAAAAGATTGTCGTAGAAGTCAAGTCCCTCAACAGCAAAGGGCTGGACGCTTCCGTGAAGTCTTCGTCGCTCTACCGCGAAAAAGAGCTGGAAATACGGGGATTACTCACCGAGAAAGTAATTCGCGGAAAGGTAGATCTGGTGATTTATGCCGAGTCGGATGCAGAGAGCACCCCCAGCCGTCTGGATGAAGCGCTGGCCTTGAAATACTTTGAGCAATTGCGCAAGCTCGCGGAGTCTTTCGGGCAAAAGGACGTGGATTACTTGAGCACTGTGGTGCGCATGCCAGATGTGCTCAGCTCAGAGAAACCCGAGTTGGAAGACGCCGAGTGGCAGACTGCTGGAAAAGTACTGCACCAAGCCCTTGATGCTCTCAACACCTCTCGCACCCGTGAGGGCGGACATCTGGAGGTAGATCTTCGCCAACGGGTGGACAATATCACCAAACTACAAAAAGAGGTGGAAGGCCTGGCCGGTGAACGTCTTGAGAACATCAAAAACCGCTTCGGTCAAGCATTGGCGGATCTTTCAAGCCCAGATAAAATGGATGAAAACCGCTACGAACAGGAGCTGATTTATTACATGGAAAAGCTCGATATAACCGAAGAACTGGTGCGGCTTCACAACCATTGCAACTATTTTCTGGAAACTTTGGATGAGCCGCCCGGGCAAGGCAAGAAGCTCGGGTTTATTGGCCAGGAAATGGGGCGCGAGATTAACACATTGGGAAGCAAGGCGAATCATGCAGGCATCCAACGACTGGTGGTGCAAATGAAAGACGAACTGGAAAAGATTAAGGAGCAGGTGCTCAACATCATGTAA
- a CDS encoding NADP-specific glutamate dehydrogenase, translating into MDTATAHKSAIESFMDKVRAKNSHEPEFLQAVEEVAETVIPFMEENPRYKKHKILERMVEPERTIMFRVPWLDDKGEVQVNRGYRVEFNSAIGPYKGGIRFHPSVNLSILKFLGFEQVFKNSLTTLPMGGGKGGSDFDPKGKSDNEVMKFCQSFMNELYRHIGPNTDVPAGDIGVGGREVGYMFGQYKKLVNEFTGVFTGKGFNWGGSRMRPEATGYGCVYFAEEMMNYLGDTIKGKTVAVSGSGNVAQFAFHKVIQMGGKVVTLSDSSGFVYAADGFHSADFDFLQDLKNVRRGRIEEMADSRPGIKFFEGKRSWEVPCEIDVALPCATQNELDGDDAHRLVNKGVKLVAEGANMPCTPEAVEVFSEHGISFAPGKASNAGGVSTSGLEMSQNSLRYSWSADEVDRRLHQIMKDIHASCIKYGRMDDGSVNYVRGANIAGFVKVADAMIDQGLV; encoded by the coding sequence ATGGATACAGCAACAGCGCACAAATCTGCCATTGAGTCATTTATGGACAAGGTCCGCGCCAAAAACAGCCACGAACCTGAGTTCCTTCAGGCAGTGGAGGAAGTAGCTGAAACGGTCATTCCATTCATGGAAGAAAACCCGCGCTACAAAAAGCACAAAATTCTTGAAAGAATGGTGGAGCCTGAGCGTACCATCATGTTTCGTGTTCCCTGGCTCGACGACAAAGGCGAGGTTCAGGTAAACCGCGGTTACCGGGTTGAATTCAACTCAGCCATAGGCCCTTACAAAGGCGGCATCCGCTTTCATCCCTCAGTGAACCTGAGCATTCTCAAGTTTCTCGGTTTTGAGCAGGTATTTAAAAACAGCCTCACTACACTGCCCATGGGGGGAGGTAAAGGTGGTTCTGATTTTGACCCCAAAGGGAAGTCAGACAATGAAGTAATGAAGTTTTGCCAGAGCTTTATGAATGAGCTTTACAGACACATTGGCCCGAATACGGATGTGCCCGCCGGAGATATTGGTGTGGGCGGTCGCGAAGTGGGCTATATGTTTGGTCAGTATAAGAAGCTGGTAAATGAGTTTACGGGTGTTTTCACCGGTAAAGGTTTCAACTGGGGAGGTTCTCGTATGCGCCCCGAGGCAACGGGCTATGGCTGTGTGTACTTTGCGGAAGAAATGATGAACTACCTCGGTGACACCATCAAAGGTAAAACCGTGGCAGTTTCCGGCTCAGGTAACGTGGCTCAGTTTGCTTTTCACAAGGTTATTCAGATGGGTGGTAAAGTGGTTACACTCTCAGATTCATCTGGTTTTGTTTATGCAGCTGATGGTTTTCACTCGGCTGATTTTGATTTCCTGCAGGATCTCAAAAACGTACGACGCGGGCGTATTGAAGAAATGGCTGACAGCCGCCCGGGGATAAAATTCTTTGAAGGAAAACGCTCGTGGGAAGTGCCTTGTGAAATTGACGTTGCATTACCCTGTGCCACGCAAAACGAACTTGACGGCGACGATGCTCACCGCCTCGTAAACAAAGGCGTGAAACTGGTGGCTGAAGGGGCCAATATGCCCTGCACGCCTGAAGCCGTTGAGGTGTTTTCTGAGCACGGTATCAGCTTTGCCCCGGGTAAAGCTTCCAATGCTGGAGGTGTTTCTACTTCCGGATTGGAAATGAGCCAGAACTCACTGCGCTACAGCTGGAGTGCAGATGAAGTGGACCGCAGGTTGCACCAAATCATGAAAGATATTCACGCATCTTGTATCAAATACGGAAGAATGGACGATGGCTCCGTGAACTATGTTCGTGGCGCAAACATCGCCGGATTTGTGAAAGTTGCCGATGCTATGATTGATCAGGGACTGGTTTAA
- the hflX gene encoding GTPase HflX, with protein sequence MAQNIETAHITERAVLVGLITQHQDDEHLKAYLDELAFLAETAGAQTVKRFVQKIDTPHPRTFVGSGKLDEIVDYVEEHKIDMVIFDDELSPSQLRNIERSLNSNDDIKVKVLDRSSLILDIFANRARTAHAKTQVELAQYQYLLPRLTRMWTHLERQKGGIGMRGPGESQIETDRRIILDKIALLKKRLEKIDKQMATQRGNRGQLVRVALVGYTNVGKSTLMNLLSKSEVFAEDKLFATLDTTVRKIVLHNVPCLLSDTVGFIRKLPHQLVESFKSTLDEVREADILVHVIDISHPGFEEQIEIVNQTLDDIGCLNKPTLMVFNKIDAFSFEEKDPDDLTPRTAANDSLDDLKKTWMGRTGEDGVLFISAQNKTNIDMLRNRLYDMVKTIHAERFPYDNFLY encoded by the coding sequence ATGGCCCAAAATATTGAAACCGCCCACATCACTGAACGCGCCGTTCTTGTAGGGCTCATTACCCAACACCAGGACGACGAACACCTCAAAGCCTATCTTGACGAACTGGCCTTTCTGGCAGAAACTGCCGGTGCCCAAACCGTAAAGCGTTTTGTTCAGAAGATTGACACCCCCCACCCGCGCACATTTGTGGGTAGCGGAAAGCTTGATGAAATTGTAGACTATGTTGAGGAGCACAAGATTGACATGGTGATTTTTGACGATGAACTTTCGCCATCGCAGCTACGAAACATTGAGCGTTCCCTCAATTCCAACGATGACATCAAGGTAAAGGTGCTTGACCGGAGCAGTTTAATTCTGGATATTTTTGCCAATCGCGCACGTACTGCTCACGCCAAAACACAAGTAGAGCTGGCCCAATACCAGTACCTGTTGCCACGCCTCACGCGCATGTGGACGCACCTTGAGCGGCAAAAAGGAGGAATCGGGATGCGCGGGCCGGGTGAGTCGCAGATAGAAACCGACCGCCGGATCATCCTCGACAAGATTGCACTCCTTAAAAAGCGTCTCGAGAAAATTGACAAGCAAATGGCCACCCAGCGCGGAAACCGGGGTCAGTTGGTTCGAGTGGCACTTGTGGGATACACCAACGTAGGGAAATCCACCCTCATGAACCTGTTGAGCAAGTCTGAAGTGTTTGCCGAAGACAAGCTCTTTGCCACGCTCGATACCACCGTGCGCAAAATTGTGCTTCACAACGTACCGTGCCTGCTGAGCGATACGGTTGGATTCATCCGCAAGCTACCCCACCAATTGGTTGAGAGCTTTAAATCTACCCTGGATGAAGTTCGCGAAGCCGATATCCTGGTACATGTGATTGATATTTCTCATCCCGGTTTTGAAGAGCAGATAGAGATTGTGAACCAAACCCTGGATGACATCGGCTGCCTCAACAAACCCACACTCATGGTGTTCAATAAGATTGATGCCTTTAGTTTTGAGGAAAAAGACCCCGACGATCTTACTCCCCGCACAGCGGCCAACGACTCACTCGACGACCTGAAAAAAACCTGGATGGGTCGAACAGGTGAAGATGGTGTGTTGTTTATCTCAGCTCAGAACAAGACCAATATTGACATGCTCCGCAACCGCCTTTACGACATGGTAAAAACAATTCACGCAGAGCGCTTTCCTTACGACAATTTCCTGTACTAG